Within the Malus sylvestris chromosome 4, drMalSylv7.2, whole genome shotgun sequence genome, the region CCTACGTTTTTGACTATTCTTGCTTTGTGATACAATGAGATTCCCTTGCAGGATGGAAGTGAAGTGTTTTTCAGGATTAAACCAACTACAAAGCTAAACAAAGTCATTGATGCATTGTGCACAAAACGTTCCCTGGATCGCAATTCCTTAGTGTTCATCTTCGATGGCGATCACATTAATGGCAAGAAGACTGCTGCGGAGGTAAAAGTTCACTTAAGCTAgtctttaaaaaataaaaaatcaatggGGGAGAACCAAAGAAAGGATTAGAACTTGGGCCTGTGAGTTTAAAAGTGTGGAGATTAAAAAGAGTATAATTATGATAGCACTAAAGCGAATTAAGCAGGAATTAATATCTTTAAATCATGCTTCCCCTGGAATTTAAAGTGAGTTGATATTTATCTATATaatatacatgtgtgtgtgtgtgtgtgtgtccctTCTGAGTGATGGAGTTACTTGACTTTGTGCAGCATCATATGGAAGATGGTGATGAAATCGATGTCTTTCTTCTCACTGATGGAGGTTCACTGACATTCAAAAGTTATTGAAGCCACTGTATACTAGAGGAAGGAGGTCATGGTTGAAATACGTAATGCTTTACGCTGTGACCAATAGCCATTGAAAACTTTGTGTTGAAATATGCTATGCAAATCTACGTAGGTAAACTAAGGATTCGATGCAGATTATATTTGAACTTTATATTAAGCTTGTCATGCTGATCTAAATTAGAGTTGTATTTCATCAGAAAACATCTGTGGTTGTTAGCAGTCAACTTATTCGGCTCGTATGTGAAGATGTGTTTGGTTTATGTTGTTTGTGCGATTGTGTTGGTGATGTTGATCTTTCCTTAGAGGAGCAATACCTAGAGGCCAGAGTTTTAGGGCCATTTAATTGAAAATAGATTTACTTAATCACTTTGTGGCTTACATAAATTTTCAAGATTCACATCTCGTTTGAGCTCTGCTCGTAAAATAAACAAGTCAAGCTAAGTCAAAGCTCAATAGATTAGCACTAAGATATCCAACTTGGCACGATTTTTTTATACCCTTATTGCACCTTTTAGCTTGATATATATTGATGTTGCTCGTTCTTTGACAGCTTAAAACTTTTGGGGTCTAGCGGTTATCTAATTAACATGTCCCGTGATTCTCAAGCAGACTTAAAACACCCTCTTGTAGTGAATAATGCGGATCTGTTCCTGTATTTCCTTGGGACAACTCCTCCAAACTTTTCCAACCTACACATATGAAAATTTCCATAGGAGGTTATCTAACTAATCTGTTCCTGAAATTAATACGCGTGGATCCCTTGAGAGGGTAATAGATATTCAGATTTGACGCGTGCACACGAAATTCCACTCTCAGTCAATTTGAGCCTGATCCTCCATGATAGGTAATAGATATATAGATTTCACCCGTACGCTCGAAATTCCACTCACAGTCGATTTCAGTCTGACCCTCCATGATCGACAGAAGTTGATTCGCAGTCTCCAGTTCTTTGATCCATTGCATCTACACAGCAAAGAAAACACGAGGAGTATGTCAAAGATGTAGGTAGTTTTCCTTCTTCACTTAAATTTATTTGTCGTTTAATACGATTACATTTAATTTTTCACTTCATCATTCTTCGATCCTTCATTCCCATGTTCTTAAACATCCTTGACGTAAACAAAACGATacaatttgaagtactgggagAACACAAGCGGACAGGTAAGTTGTGGAGATACCAAAATAAGAAGGCTTGAGCACTGCAACTCTTTCTTCAAAAACCAAAGGAGAGTGATGTAGGATCATTGTCGAAATTTCAAGCATGCAATGTTGCGCCCCCatctttccttttttcctttGTTGAGGAACCAAAAAAGAAGGAGATGCAACACAAGAAGAAAACTTCCGATGAGCCGCCATGCCCACCACCACCAGAAGTGTTCTCtttggtaccgtttggtacgcagacaaGACGGAACGGAACGAAGGTTCCATGCTACGTTTGGTGTACGCTCAGGCCGGAATGGAACAAAAGATTAAATGACAATCGTACCCTTCCACTCCGACGAGTTCGACCTTACCTGAGCCATCGCCGACGAGTTCAACGTCAACCCTCACATATTCCGCCTAATCCTTGCCGTCCCATCCCTCGAGCGATGGCATCGGCCACGTCTTTTCATTGGCTTTCCCCGGTACCCTTATGTTCTTCCTGTTTGTTTCCCCATAAAATTTCCTCTCTTTGGCCTTCTCAGAACCCTTTATCccgatctgggttttttttttgtttttcttctttgaataTAGAAATCAAACgcaaagaaaattattttttgttgggtttttgtcaCTCAGTTTCCTGAAAAATTTGAAGTGCAATCAAAGGAACTTGGTTTCCCGAAAAAACAAGAGAACTTAGTTTTTGAGTTAATTTGTTGAGGTAAATTTCGATTTTTAGTGAATATTTTATGCTAATTGTGTATAAATGAAGAGTTCTCTaaaattttgattgattttcgaaatgaaattgatgaaaaagaGGGGGTATTGTTGTCTAAAAagttataattttgtttttcatggGTTGAAACAAGTCATTCCAGGGAGGAGAGTGACACAAAAAATTGACCAAAATCCATTCCACAGGACAGTGCGTTCCAAGCACATTAGCACACCAAACGTGAGACGTATGCGTCTCATCCCATTACGTTCCGTCTCATCCTACATATCAAACGGTACTTTTAAGAACTGTTCTAAAGATTCTCATATTAAGAATGAAGATGCAATAGTCAGTACTTTCCTATTTCCATCATCTTAATTCCTATTCTTCGTTAGCCTCGTATCttgttttcctataaatactttCTTTTCGAGTTCTTAGTTTTGTTATTCGTTTGATGTGAGAATCTATTCTCTAACACGCCCCCTCACAAATTCGCAATGATATCCCTATCTTGTTTTCCTATAAAAAGAGTCTCCTCTCATCCATAGCATTTGCCCAATGCTATAAATTTGGgccaaaaacacaaagaaagTGAAAAATCCAAAGCCCACAACTCCCAAACTAAGGAGTTAACGGCTATAAAAGTACCCACTTAGTTCCCACGCTCCCACTTCCCCACTGCCCACTGCCCTGCCCTGCCCCCCGTTCgtctcttctccctctctccAAGTCTCTTAAATAGTTGATCAGAACTGAACTGGCAAAACCCTTCTCTCTCggctgtctctctctctctacagagctctttctctctctcaaactttctctctcttagcAGGTGATCTTTCTCCACCTCtcaattttatataatttatttatttatacggAATGAGATTATTTGATTTTCTTGATATTTGCGGCCTGCTgatgtttttcacaaattttcCTGTTTTAGggtatttgattttattttttaaatatttttaatggAGTTTTGGGAGCTGCTgctaaatttttaatttgaaaaatacTAGGGGCTGTTGGGATGCGGGTCTTTTCAGTTTCAAGGGTTTAGGATGAGTGGGAGGGTGAGTGGGGCCTTCAATCACCGCAGTGGGGTCTTGGGCTTCAAAATCTCATCGGACGGTGGTGGAGGTTTCTTCAATTTTAAGCCTTTTTACAATATAGGGACATCATGCCCCACGTATTTGTGTAAATAGAGGGACAAAGCTTTCTGACTTAGATTGTGTCGCAATATACATCTCGAAGCGGAGAGATTCTCTCTTACAACCAAAGACATAATTTTAGCGGCATTACTTATTCAATAAATTTTTGTCATGTGTTTAAAAAATGCACCACCCGTCCCATAAATATTTCTCCTACGATATCTTTAGTTACAAGAAAGCTTATCTCTAAGCAAGCAAGGTTTGCCTAGCCACTTAAGCCAATTTCCTCCTCTCTATCCAAGTAGGCAATATTGCGTACTTCAAAACCATGGGTGTATTGGGCCCCAAATAATATAGTAATGTCTATTTGATTTGTCTAGTTCCTTGAAGTGACCAACTTTTTTCATGAGTTGAAATGGTAGGCAACATGTCACATAGTTGCTATAGTAAAATTTTGGCCGCCTCTTATGCATACTCacttggagatgctctaagatGCTGATGTTAATCCCTTGAGGTTAGCTCAAGTGGTGAGGGCGGGCGGTAAAACAACGGAATGAGATGTTAATATTCTTAGACTGTGATTCTGAATTATCGATCATGCTGATTTTTTACTAGAATATGTCGTTCATATTTACAATTTGATATCATAAGTTAGGTGAAAATAATCCCATTTTGAAATGTGAgctgttattgacactccaaaaacGTCATCTTGCACTTCTCCCTTCTTACTTTTACAAGGATGAATTTGCACTGAAGGAGTGCAAGATGACCATTTTGGAATGTCAACAATAGTACcttaaaaaaaagacaaaaaatgtGTTACTTAACTGTCATAGGGATTCAACATGAAAAATGGAGTGTCGGCTGTCGACTATCTGACACCCTCCCCCTTCTCTTTTATCCGAACTGGGGACCTGCAACGTCAGATAAACTTACACTTCTGGAGTTAACTAtatgtttttgttattttttttccttaccctAAAAGTCATTACTACTTCGCATCGCAGTTGGCAATTGGCATTAGTCTATTGATGAAACAAGGCATTAGTGAGGAAGCAAGACAATGAGTTTCTCTCGTTGATTGCTTGACTAGAAAGAAAAGCTTTATCACAACCGATTGAGTTCTTTTCTCGGAAAATTTTCCAGGAAACGCGAAAGAAAATCGAGAtggaaaacaatccaagagaaaAAGCCTTGGTGTACGTAATCAAACAGTTACAAGGAGTGCAGCATTTCAAGGATGCTCAAGAGAAGTTACAGAAGAGCATATACAACAGAGGGTTTTTCCTCTGCAGAAAAGTTCGGGAAAAACTTGGTAGTTCGGACAAGTTCATCGCGTTCCTAAAGCAACTGCACTTGTATAGCAGCGGAGTTATAGATCTGACCGAGTTTCTGAATCTGGTCGATGATGTACTTCGAGCGGATCAAGATCTTATGAACGAGTTTGATGCTTTCCTGGAGCACTGTGAGAAGGAGCAGATGAATTGGTCGCTTAGGAGTGAAAGCTGACTTTTGAACAGTTTTGTCAATAGCTAGTTTCGTTCACCTTGCAGAAACTTGTTAGCTTAATCTAGTTTTCCATTCGTCTTTGTATTAATGTATATGGCAGGAACTAATTTAGATTCGTTTTTAATGTGTTGACGTAGAATGTTAAATTTGAGTTCGTCGCTTAAATGATTAAAAGCATTTATCCTTGTATCTggtgccaagtgtttgaatgTCCCCTCCCCTTAACGCACATCAAAGGACAAAAA harbors:
- the LOC126618651 gene encoding small ubiquitin-related modifier 1-like, which gives rise to MSDPSGIITPDEAKEQKPTINLKVKINKDGSEVFFRIKPTTKLNKVIDALCTKRSLDRNSLVFIFDGDHINGKKTAAEHHMEDGDEIDVFLLTDGGSLTFKSY